The following proteins are co-located in the Acidimicrobiales bacterium genome:
- a CDS encoding M67 family metallopeptidase produces the protein MLHVPVAVINQMVGHAYDGLPDEACGLLVGRAERDEVLRFVPTRNAAESSKLYTIDGLEQMKAERAAEAEGLALIGVMHSHTHTTAYPSPTDVAQAEWLDPAWHFVIVSLRDEAPSTRSYRIVGEEITEEAIVPVRR, from the coding sequence ATGCTCCACGTCCCGGTCGCAGTGATCAACCAGATGGTCGGCCATGCCTATGACGGACTCCCCGACGAGGCGTGTGGTCTGTTGGTGGGCCGGGCCGAGCGCGACGAGGTGCTGCGCTTCGTCCCGACGCGCAACGCGGCCGAATCGAGCAAGCTGTACACGATCGACGGCCTCGAGCAGATGAAGGCCGAGCGAGCAGCCGAAGCCGAGGGCCTGGCGCTCATCGGGGTGATGCACTCCCACACCCACACCACCGCCTACCCGTCACCGACCGACGTCGCCCAAGCCGAGTGGCTCGACCCGGCGTGGCACTTCGTGATCGTGTCGCTTCGCGACGAGGCGCCGAGCACCCGCAGCTACCGGATCGTCGGCGAGGAGATCACCGAGGAGGCGATCGTCCCCGTTCGGCGCTGA
- a CDS encoding DUF6777 domain-containing protein has product MSDTPQGPGWWKASDDKWYAPEQHPDYQGSAAQDQPNQPAQDQPAAEATPPQEPAAPEQPAPEQPAPDQPAPDQPAPEAAPPPAPSVPPAPQVPPAPAAPPPAAAPPPAAPPPAAPPPGPPPAPTGGQPAAGGGGGGNSTKIIVGIVVVLALVAAAFVVVTQLSDDEASASTVTLESIGSTGSNPFFASIAPEPSGSLLDFAERGADDSGEEPDAVDEDEGADDETDEGAPETDDETDDETTEVGYRSVDGSVPGLYGGTLNEGSCDAGQLAGLLAAEEDKAQAWADVLEIDPADIAPYIDDLTPVNLGSDTRVVNHGFRDGDATPRQSILQRGTAVLVDRHGVPRVNCYSGAPLRQPEAIEGEEEYEGDEWPAFEPPEVAVVDDAPSELDSFDLRDVETGELFNRPAGSSGESDGEPVDRPATEERQVDGEIELNREYEDSIEDDRTEARYTFDAPDGAVMFLRVANNDDSVRRVRTQLSADGSEFASFRTNPGDSGEERIVLDHDGGTTFELVFTEGPAAYTFEIEMEVQDDAGQGGDAGDEFDTAFEVSSGSTVEGFLGGQDGMDGYLLELPEGGAVFTLALENDRESERRVRLQVYLDGDRLHSNRTNPASDDSLTHVFGAEQSGFIEIYVDEGGANYRLTPELTPQADGGQEGDAPGELADAREVEVGVELSGRIGNQDGTDFYTFAHPGTPGTLVVENSAESGRRFRVELQNADGSGVDNDRVNPGANAQITFDEDEEGAMYRLIFTEGPAQYTFSIVSGEPAEGG; this is encoded by the coding sequence GTGAGCGACACCCCCCAGGGGCCAGGATGGTGGAAAGCCTCGGACGACAAGTGGTATGCCCCCGAGCAGCACCCCGACTACCAGGGCTCGGCGGCACAGGACCAGCCGAACCAGCCGGCGCAGGACCAGCCGGCCGCGGAGGCAACACCTCCCCAGGAGCCGGCGGCACCCGAGCAGCCGGCACCCGAGCAGCCGGCACCGGACCAGCCGGCACCGGACCAGCCGGCACCCGAAGCCGCCCCGCCACCGGCGCCGTCGGTGCCCCCCGCTCCCCAGGTGCCGCCTGCCCCGGCCGCACCACCACCCGCGGCCGCGCCGCCACCGGCAGCTCCACCCCCGGCGGCCCCACCTCCCGGACCGCCACCCGCACCGACCGGCGGACAACCTGCCGCCGGCGGAGGCGGTGGTGGAAACAGCACCAAGATCATCGTCGGCATCGTCGTGGTTCTCGCCCTGGTCGCCGCGGCCTTCGTGGTCGTCACCCAGCTCAGTGACGACGAGGCGTCGGCGAGCACGGTGACGCTCGAGTCGATCGGCTCCACGGGCTCGAACCCCTTCTTCGCCTCCATCGCACCAGAACCCAGCGGCAGCCTCCTCGACTTCGCCGAGCGCGGAGCCGACGACAGCGGCGAGGAGCCCGATGCCGTCGACGAGGACGAGGGAGCCGACGACGAGACCGACGAGGGTGCCCCCGAGACCGACGACGAGACCGATGACGAGACGACCGAGGTCGGATACCGCTCGGTCGACGGATCGGTGCCCGGCCTCTACGGAGGCACGCTCAACGAGGGCTCCTGTGACGCCGGCCAGCTGGCCGGTCTGCTCGCGGCCGAGGAGGACAAGGCCCAGGCCTGGGCCGATGTCCTCGAGATCGATCCGGCGGATATCGCCCCCTACATCGACGATCTCACTCCGGTGAACCTGGGATCGGACACCCGCGTGGTCAACCACGGGTTCCGCGACGGCGACGCCACACCCCGCCAGTCGATCCTGCAGCGGGGCACCGCGGTGCTCGTCGACCGCCACGGCGTGCCCCGGGTCAACTGCTACAGCGGTGCGCCGCTGCGTCAGCCCGAAGCGATCGAGGGCGAGGAGGAGTACGAGGGAGACGAGTGGCCCGCCTTCGAGCCGCCCGAGGTCGCCGTGGTCGACGACGCTCCCTCCGAGCTCGACAGCTTCGACCTTCGCGATGTCGAGACCGGTGAGCTGTTCAACCGGCCCGCCGGCAGCAGCGGCGAGTCCGACGGCGAGCCGGTCGACCGGCCTGCCACCGAGGAGCGCCAGGTCGACGGCGAAATCGAGCTCAACCGCGAGTACGAGGACAGCATCGAGGACGACCGCACCGAGGCCCGCTACACCTTCGACGCCCCCGACGGAGCGGTGATGTTCCTGCGGGTCGCCAACAACGATGACAGCGTCCGCCGTGTCCGCACCCAGCTCTCCGCCGACGGCTCCGAGTTCGCCAGCTTCCGCACCAACCCCGGTGACAGCGGCGAGGAGCGCATCGTCCTCGACCACGACGGCGGCACCACCTTCGAGCTCGTCTTCACCGAGGGTCCCGCCGCCTACACCTTCGAGATCGAGATGGAGGTGCAGGACGACGCCGGTCAGGGTGGCGACGCCGGCGACGAGTTCGACACCGCCTTCGAGGTCTCCTCGGGCAGCACCGTCGAGGGCTTCCTCGGCGGCCAGGACGGCATGGACGGCTACCTCCTCGAGCTTCCCGAGGGGGGAGCGGTGTTCACCCTCGCCCTCGAGAACGACCGAGAGTCCGAGCGGCGGGTGCGACTCCAGGTGTACCTCGACGGCGATCGCCTCCACAGCAACCGGACCAACCCCGCCTCCGACGACTCGCTCACCCACGTGTTCGGAGCGGAGCAGTCGGGCTTCATCGAGATCTACGTGGACGAGGGTGGCGCGAACTACCGGTTGACACCCGAGCTCACCCCGCAGGCCGACGGTGGCCAGGAGGGCGACGCCCCCGGCGAGCTGGCCGATGCCCGCGAAGTCGAGGTCGGCGTGGAGCTGAGCGGTCGGATCGGCAACCAGGACGGCACCGACTTCTACACCTTCGCCCACCCCGGAACACCTGGGACCCTCGTCGTCGAGAACTCGGCCGAATCCGGTCGGAGGTTCCGCGTCGAGCTCCAGAACGCCGACGGCAGTGGGGTGGACAACGACCGGGTGAACCCGGGGGCCAACGCCCAGATCACCTTCGACGAGGACGAGGAGGGCGCGATGTACCGCCTGATCTTCACCGAGGGACCGGCTCAGTACACCTTCTCCATCGTGAGCGGGGAACCAGCCGAGGGTGGCTGA